The following coding sequences are from one Ruminococcus flavefaciens AE3010 window:
- the asd gene encoding aspartate-semialdehyde dehydrogenase gives MKQYNVGIIGATGMVGQRFATLLENHPWFNVKVLAASPRSAGQTYEQAAGSRWKMAVPMPAAMKDMVLLDATNDIEKIAGMVDFCFCAVDMKKDEIKALEEAYAKAECPIVSNNSAHRFTPDVPMVVPEINPEHLEIIKAQRERLGTKRGFIAVKSNCSIQSYVPALHPLRKFGLKNVLACTYQAISGAGKNFETWPEMVDNLIPFIGGEEEKSEQEPLKVWGEIKGNEIVKATAPNITTQCLRVPVSDGHTAAVFVTFENKPSKEEILKLWADFKGVPQELQLPSAPKQFIHYFEEDNRPQAKLDRNLEGGMAVSTGRLREDTQYDYKFVCLSHNTLRGAAGGGVLLAELLAAKGYFD, from the coding sequence ATGAAACAGTACAACGTAGGTATTATAGGCGCAACGGGCATGGTAGGACAGAGATTTGCAACTCTGCTGGAGAACCACCCGTGGTTCAATGTAAAGGTGCTGGCAGCTTCACCGAGAAGCGCAGGTCAGACATATGAGCAGGCAGCAGGCAGCCGCTGGAAGATGGCTGTTCCAATGCCCGCAGCTATGAAGGACATGGTTCTTCTCGACGCTACAAACGATATCGAGAAGATCGCAGGCATGGTGGATTTCTGCTTCTGTGCCGTTGATATGAAAAAGGACGAGATAAAGGCTCTGGAAGAGGCTTACGCTAAGGCTGAGTGCCCTATCGTTTCCAATAACTCCGCACACAGATTCACACCCGACGTTCCTATGGTAGTGCCTGAGATAAACCCCGAGCACCTCGAGATCATCAAGGCTCAGCGCGAGAGACTCGGCACAAAGAGAGGATTCATCGCAGTTAAGTCCAACTGCTCGATCCAGAGCTACGTTCCCGCACTCCACCCACTGAGAAAGTTCGGTCTGAAGAACGTTCTGGCTTGTACTTATCAGGCTATCTCAGGCGCAGGCAAGAACTTCGAGACATGGCCTGAAATGGTCGATAACCTTATCCCATTCATCGGCGGCGAGGAAGAAAAGTCCGAGCAGGAGCCACTCAAGGTATGGGGCGAGATCAAGGGCAATGAGATCGTAAAGGCTACAGCTCCCAATATCACAACACAGTGTCTCCGTGTTCCAGTATCTGACGGACACACAGCTGCTGTATTCGTAACATTTGAGAACAAGCCCTCCAAGGAAGAGATACTCAAACTGTGGGCTGATTTCAAGGGCGTTCCTCAGGAACTCCAGCTCCCAAGTGCTCCCAAGCAGTTTATCCACTACTTTGAGGAGGACAATCGCCCACAGGCTAAGCTTGACAGAAACCTTGAAGGCGGTATGGCTGTTTCAACAGGTCGTCTCCGCGAGGATACACAGTACGACTACAAGTTCGTATGCCTTTCACACAATACATTAAGAGGTGCAGCAGGCGGCGGCGTTCTCCTTGCTGAACTCCTTGCAGCAAAGGGCTACTTTGACTGA
- the tgt gene encoding tRNA guanosine(34) transglycosylase Tgt: protein MFKLLKTDNKARRGTFETVHGTFQTPCFMNVGTAAAIKGGISSVDLKGLKTQVELCNTYHLHLRPGDHVVKQMGGLHKFMNWDKPILTDSGGFQVFSLAQLRKIKEEGVYFASHIDGHRIFMGPEESMQIQSNLGSTIAMAFDECIENPSPYKYVAASIERTTRWLIRCKEEMERLNSLPDTINKHQMLFGINQGSTFDDLRIKHMEDIAKLDLDGYAIGGLAVGEATEEMYRIIDVVEPYMPVHKPRYLMGVGTPSNIIEAVARGVDMFDCVMPSRNARHATVFTWSGIMHLNNKCYETDPRPVDEQCDCPTCRNFSRAYIRHLFKANEQLAGRLAVQHNLYFYNTLTEKIREAIDEDRFEQFRGKYSQLLATRI, encoded by the coding sequence ATGTTCAAACTTCTTAAAACCGACAATAAAGCCAGACGAGGTACTTTCGAGACCGTCCACGGCACATTCCAGACCCCATGCTTCATGAATGTGGGTACTGCTGCGGCTATCAAGGGCGGCATTTCCTCCGTTGACCTGAAAGGGCTGAAAACACAGGTGGAGCTCTGCAACACCTATCATCTTCACCTGCGCCCCGGCGACCATGTTGTGAAGCAGATGGGGGGGCTCCACAAGTTCATGAACTGGGACAAGCCCATACTCACTGACAGCGGCGGATTTCAGGTGTTCTCGCTGGCGCAGCTCCGCAAGATAAAGGAGGAGGGCGTTTACTTCGCCTCCCATATCGACGGACACCGAATATTCATGGGACCCGAGGAGAGCATGCAGATACAGTCCAACCTTGGCTCCACAATCGCCATGGCCTTCGACGAATGTATCGAGAACCCGTCCCCCTATAAATATGTGGCGGCTTCCATAGAGCGCACCACACGCTGGCTCATACGCTGCAAGGAGGAAATGGAACGGCTCAACAGCCTGCCCGATACCATAAACAAGCACCAGATGCTCTTCGGCATCAATCAGGGCTCCACATTTGACGACCTGCGCATAAAGCACATGGAGGACATTGCAAAGCTCGACCTTGACGGCTACGCAATAGGCGGACTTGCCGTAGGAGAGGCTACCGAGGAAATGTACCGCATAATCGACGTGGTAGAGCCTTACATGCCCGTGCACAAGCCCCGCTACCTCATGGGCGTTGGAACTCCCTCAAACATCATCGAAGCCGTTGCAAGGGGAGTGGATATGTTTGACTGCGTAATGCCCAGCCGAAATGCCCGTCACGCCACAGTATTCACATGGAGCGGCATAATGCACCTGAACAATAAGTGCTACGAGACCGACCCGCGTCCCGTGGACGAGCAGTGCGACTGTCCCACCTGCCGTAATTTCAGCCGAGCTTATATCAGACATCTTTTCAAAGCAAATGAGCAGCTTGCAGGCAGACTTGCCGTACAGCACAACCTTTATTTCTACAATACTCTTACCGAGAAGATCAGGGAAGCCATTGACGAGGACAGATTTGAGCAGTTCCGCGGCAAATACTCGCAGCTTCTCGCAACAAGAATATAA
- a CDS encoding PaaI family thioesterase: MITNEELEKVRELFRGDRYATETGAVIDELGDHYSKCSLVINEHHKNAMGGVMGGVYFTLADFAFAVASNWQQPGVVGLNCDASFIGVPKTERIIAEAKLIKDGRTICCYNVDIKDELGNPVAAVQCVGFRKA, from the coding sequence ATGATAACAAATGAAGAACTTGAAAAAGTGCGCGAATTATTCCGCGGCGACAGGTATGCTACGGAAACAGGCGCAGTTATAGATGAACTTGGCGACCACTACTCAAAGTGCAGCCTTGTTATCAACGAACACCACAAAAACGCCATGGGCGGCGTAATGGGCGGAGTATACTTCACTCTTGCGGATTTCGCCTTTGCCGTTGCCTCCAACTGGCAGCAGCCCGGCGTAGTCGGACTCAACTGCGACGCATCCTTTATCGGAGTGCCCAAGACCGAGCGCATTATCGCAGAAGCTAAGCTCATAAAGGACGGCAGGACTATCTGCTGCTACAATGTGGACATAAAGGACGAGCTTGGAAATCCTGTTGCCGCTGTTCAGTGCGTGGGGTTCAGAAAAGCGTGA
- a CDS encoding GGDEF domain-containing protein, with protein sequence MDKHKTKKIVVVVSGLDEEYQHNVFKGINTYAYANNLNISYVAGFGGMVGSATFDIGESSIYNLIDYTKFDGAILMTNTFGDTNMRNSIFRKVVAANIPAVVFENHENSDFYDISIDNFGVMKKLVSHIIRDHGAKVINYVSGPLGNPDGKSRYEAFVSTMEENGLTVDPKRVFYGDFKSYDGKMAVDAFVESGLSLPDAFICANDSMALTVASSLEKLGHKVPDDIMVTGFDNTFSARNSSPAITSVKCPLYEVGRTAAEILSNVIDGIPQPKSTILDAEPVLTESCGCKSSSTDELVEYKKLTYRKTEDTNNNIHMINRLTAGLAEAMTSDEYFNVIASLIGELDCEKFTLCLSEDWQDDYASVSAPEDPDYYSEYMSAPLIWDKGERRKIGYFQSDEMFPEGFEERGCVNYFLPLHYSDRCLGYYIFTNSEFPTYSLLCHTLTMILSNSLENIRKLFHLNKANDELNRLYVIDPLCNIYNRNGFYNLADDVFRECAAEGRQIMISFIDMDGLKFINDNYGHNEGDFAIQRLANTISSCCDPNCICARFGGDEFVYFNPNASRGDAVAFTKRITKSLESLNKLVQKPYVISASIGSVITVAKKDDTLFSIIKMADDKMYEIKKEKKAARKSEKLSEK encoded by the coding sequence ATGGATAAACACAAGACCAAAAAGATCGTTGTTGTTGTTTCCGGTCTCGACGAGGAATATCAGCACAATGTTTTTAAAGGCATCAATACCTACGCTTATGCCAATAATCTGAATATCTCCTATGTTGCAGGCTTCGGCGGAATGGTGGGAAGCGCCACCTTTGACATCGGTGAGAGCAGTATCTATAACCTCATCGATTACACTAAATTCGACGGTGCAATACTTATGACCAACACCTTCGGCGACACCAATATGCGAAACAGCATTTTCAGAAAAGTCGTCGCCGCAAATATCCCCGCAGTTGTTTTTGAGAACCACGAAAATTCGGATTTCTACGATATAAGCATAGACAATTTCGGCGTTATGAAGAAGCTGGTCAGCCATATTATCCGCGACCACGGCGCCAAAGTGATAAACTACGTTTCGGGGCCTCTCGGCAACCCCGACGGCAAGTCCCGCTACGAAGCATTTGTCAGCACTATGGAGGAGAACGGTCTCACCGTTGACCCAAAGCGCGTATTCTACGGTGATTTCAAAAGCTACGACGGCAAAATGGCTGTGGACGCCTTTGTGGAATCGGGGCTTTCTCTCCCTGACGCATTTATATGCGCAAACGACAGTATGGCTCTTACCGTTGCTTCGTCGCTGGAAAAGCTGGGACATAAGGTGCCCGACGATATCATGGTCACAGGCTTCGATAATACTTTCAGCGCACGTAATTCAAGTCCCGCTATCACATCGGTAAAATGCCCTCTTTACGAAGTTGGACGCACTGCCGCCGAGATACTTTCCAATGTAATTGACGGAATTCCCCAGCCAAAGAGCACTATCCTCGACGCCGAGCCCGTTCTCACGGAGAGCTGCGGCTGCAAGAGCTCAAGCACCGACGAGCTTGTAGAGTACAAAAAGCTCACATACCGCAAGACCGAGGATACAAACAATAATATCCACATGATAAACCGTCTTACGGCAGGTCTTGCGGAAGCTATGACCTCCGATGAATATTTCAATGTTATAGCCAGTCTTATCGGCGAGCTTGACTGTGAGAAATTCACTCTCTGTCTAAGCGAGGACTGGCAGGACGATTACGCATCAGTAAGTGCTCCCGAGGATCCCGATTATTACTCGGAATACATGAGCGCTCCCCTCATCTGGGATAAGGGCGAACGCAGAAAAATAGGCTATTTCCAGAGCGATGAGATGTTCCCCGAGGGCTTTGAGGAGCGGGGCTGTGTGAACTACTTCCTGCCACTGCATTACAGCGACCGCTGCCTTGGATATTACATATTCACCAACAGTGAGTTCCCCACCTACAGTCTGCTCTGCCATACCCTCACTATGATACTCAGCAACTCACTTGAAAATATCCGCAAGCTCTTCCACCTTAACAAGGCAAATGACGAGCTCAACCGCCTGTATGTCATCGATCCGCTGTGCAATATCTATAACAGAAACGGCTTCTATAATCTGGCAGACGATGTATTCAGGGAGTGTGCTGCCGAGGGCAGACAGATAATGATAAGCTTCATCGACATGGACGGTCTGAAGTTCATCAACGACAACTACGGCCACAACGAGGGCGATTTTGCTATACAGCGGCTTGCCAACACTATCAGCAGCTGCTGTGATCCAAACTGTATATGCGCACGCTTCGGCGGTGACGAGTTCGTATACTTCAATCCCAACGCAAGCAGGGGCGACGCAGTTGCATTCACCAAAAGGATAACCAAGTCTCTTGAAAGTCTCAATAAGCTGGTACAGAAGCCATACGTCATTTCCGCAAGTATCGGAAGCGTTATCACTGTTGCAAAAAAAGATGACACTCTTTTCAGCATCATTAAAATGGCTGACGACAAGATGTATGAGATCAAAAAAGAGAAAAAGGCTGCAAGAAAATCCGAAAAGCTATCAGAAAAATAA
- a CDS encoding glycoside hydrolase family 11 protein: MKKGAFKKIVSAGLTAMMVASSVPSIPAAVVHGADQQTRGNIGGFDYEMWNQNGQGQVSMNPGAGSFTCSWSNIENFLARMGKNYDSKKQRYGQIGSDITLTYDVEYTPRGNSYMCVYGWTRNPLMEYYIVEGWGDWRPPGNGAERKGTVTLDGNTYDIAKTMRYNQPSLDGTATFPQYWSIRQTSGSRNNTQNNMKGTIHVGKHFDAWSKAGLDMSGTLYEVSLNIEGYRSNGSANVKSLAVYENGLPGGGGSTTGGSTTTPTQTVKADSDGNYFTSTFESGSDSWDGRGSASVTTNSSNYYDGSKSLYVSGRENEWNGCAIALDSNAFVPGNTYSFSAAVLQNSGSPATIQMSLQQGDGNSASYTQIAEASTKSGEWTKLENTEFTIPSNSGDMLLYIETPEGSGDLFDFYVDAVQVSEKGKKSSVVTGQGKVGDTGSSTGGGSTTGGQTTTGGGTTTGGTGVRAHQNLDYTYEKGGNGFKDIMGPYFRLGTSVSGNEIGNQQAQQFIKKNYNSVTCENEMKPDSIVKGVNGDNVNISLSSADAILRFAQQNGIGVRGHTFVWYSQTPSSLFQENGSYVSKDRMNKRLESMIKNTFSQLKTNYPNLKLHSYDVCNELFVNDGGGMRPASNSNWVRVYGEGNSEFVVNAFKYARQYAPSDCKLYLNDYNEYMSAKTKDLVNMAKTVMKEGDYIDGIGMQAHLDSRYPSASEFETAIKQFESLGLDVQITELDITNSTGTNDKLYPQIFEVAMKHAANISTVTLWGTTDERSWRYRENGGSPLPFSNYQPKSFYNDIVALASKIDPPSLTTTAPPTTTKATTTTTVATTTVPPVTQDLKEVLNSKVSKWGDANKDGGVDMADVVFIMQCLANPNKYSLSEVGAYNADVSEAGGGITANDALAIQKYLLGTVSKLPESYSDNIKTVVTEAPKTTTTTKATTTTAKPTTTKPTTTKGSTANGQKFSVGNGKNQYKGTSDGYSYEIWLDNTGGSGSMTLGEGGTFNTEWSAQVSKGNFLARRGMDFDRTKKATDCGKIVLDYAADYSASSQGNSRLCVYGWMTDPLVEYYIIEDWVNWRPTAQGGSKTVTIDGAEYEIFTLDHYGPTILDNQSRNFKQYFSVRKSKRTSGTITVSDHFKAWADAGWDIGNLTEVALNVEGWESSGKANVSKLSLEVTGGGSSNNNNNNNNNNNNNNNNNNNNNDKPKVDTSKKLCAISFDDGASATSTNDPGYRIINALAKNNMTATFFNVGSWIKTEQQIKYEYEKGMEVANHTQTHPHLGQLGSQQIRSEWEQCNSKLKSIIGADPSKLMRLPYLESNGTVQSALNDVPLISCAIDTQDWNNASKDQIVNTIKQAAQNGSLEGAIVLCHENYQTTAAAMEEVLPWLAQNGYQNVNISDMAKAHGKTLAGGQVHTRA, translated from the coding sequence ATGAAAAAAGGCGCATTCAAGAAGATCGTCAGCGCAGGCTTAACTGCAATGATGGTTGCTTCAAGTGTACCTTCGATCCCCGCAGCAGTTGTTCACGGTGCTGATCAGCAGACACGCGGCAACATCGGCGGTTTCGATTACGAAATGTGGAATCAGAACGGTCAGGGTCAGGTTTCAATGAATCCCGGCGCAGGCTCATTCACATGCTCATGGAGCAACATCGAAAACTTCCTGGCTCGTATGGGCAAAAACTACGACAGCAAGAAGCAGAGATACGGTCAGATAGGCTCTGACATCACTCTTACTTATGATGTTGAGTACACACCAAGAGGAAATTCGTATATGTGCGTATACGGCTGGACAAGAAATCCTCTTATGGAGTACTACATCGTTGAAGGCTGGGGCGACTGGCGTCCACCCGGAAACGGCGCTGAGAGAAAAGGCACAGTAACTCTCGACGGAAATACATACGACATTGCAAAGACAATGCGTTACAATCAGCCATCTCTTGACGGTACTGCAACATTCCCTCAGTACTGGAGCATCCGTCAGACAAGCGGATCAAGAAACAACACACAGAACAACATGAAGGGTACTATCCACGTAGGCAAGCACTTTGACGCTTGGTCAAAGGCAGGTCTCGATATGTCAGGTACACTTTATGAGGTTTCACTTAATATCGAAGGCTACAGATCCAACGGATCTGCTAATGTAAAGAGCCTCGCTGTTTATGAGAACGGACTTCCCGGCGGCGGCGGATCAACTACCGGCGGCAGCACAACAACACCTACTCAGACAGTAAAGGCTGACTCAGACGGCAATTACTTCACAAGCACATTCGAGAGCGGCTCAGACAGCTGGGACGGCAGAGGAAGTGCTTCTGTTACTACAAATTCTTCCAACTACTATGATGGAAGCAAGTCACTCTATGTATCAGGCAGAGAGAATGAGTGGAACGGCTGCGCTATCGCTCTTGATTCAAACGCATTCGTACCCGGCAATACATACAGCTTCAGCGCTGCAGTTCTTCAGAACTCAGGAAGCCCAGCTACCATCCAGATGTCACTCCAGCAGGGCGACGGCAACAGCGCATCTTACACACAGATCGCTGAGGCAAGCACAAAGAGCGGCGAGTGGACAAAGCTCGAGAATACAGAGTTTACAATCCCTTCAAACTCAGGCGATATGCTCCTTTATATCGAGACTCCTGAGGGCTCGGGTGACCTCTTCGACTTCTATGTAGACGCAGTTCAGGTTTCCGAGAAAGGCAAGAAGTCCTCTGTTGTAACAGGACAGGGCAAGGTAGGCGATACAGGCAGCTCAACAGGCGGCGGTTCAACTACAGGCGGTCAGACAACAACAGGCGGCGGCACTACAACAGGCGGCACAGGAGTTCGCGCACATCAGAATCTTGATTATACATACGAAAAGGGCGGTAATGGCTTCAAGGATATCATGGGACCATACTTCCGTCTCGGTACATCAGTAAGCGGTAATGAGATCGGCAATCAGCAGGCTCAGCAGTTCATCAAGAAGAACTACAACTCAGTAACTTGTGAGAACGAAATGAAGCCTGATTCCATCGTTAAGGGAGTTAACGGCGATAACGTAAACATCAGCCTTTCATCAGCAGATGCTATACTGAGGTTTGCACAGCAGAACGGCATCGGCGTTCGTGGCCATACATTCGTTTGGTACAGCCAGACTCCAAGCTCACTGTTCCAGGAGAACGGCAGCTATGTTTCAAAGGACAGAATGAACAAGAGACTTGAGAGCATGATCAAGAATACATTCTCTCAGCTCAAGACCAACTATCCTAACCTTAAACTCCATTCTTACGACGTATGTAACGAGCTCTTCGTTAACGACGGCGGCGGAATGAGACCTGCAAGCAACTCCAACTGGGTAAGAGTATACGGCGAAGGCAACTCAGAGTTCGTTGTAAATGCATTCAAGTATGCAAGACAGTATGCTCCAAGCGATTGTAAGCTCTACCTCAACGACTATAACGAGTACATGAGCGCTAAGACAAAGGATCTTGTAAACATGGCTAAGACAGTCATGAAGGAAGGCGACTATATCGACGGTATCGGTATGCAGGCTCACCTTGATTCAAGATATCCTTCAGCAAGCGAGTTTGAGACAGCTATAAAGCAGTTCGAATCACTCGGTCTTGACGTTCAGATCACAGAGCTGGATATCACAAACAGCACAGGTACAAATGATAAGCTTTATCCTCAGATCTTTGAGGTTGCTATGAAGCATGCAGCTAACATCTCAACTGTAACTCTCTGGGGTACAACAGATGAGAGAAGCTGGAGATACCGTGAGAACGGTGGTTCACCACTTCCATTCAGCAATTATCAGCCTAAGTCATTCTACAATGACATCGTAGCTCTTGCAAGCAAGATAGATCCACCTTCATTAACAACAACAGCACCTCCTACTACAACAAAGGCAACAACTACTACAACTGTTGCTACAACAACTGTTCCTCCTGTTACACAGGATCTCAAGGAAGTTCTTAACTCCAAGGTTTCCAAGTGGGGCGATGCTAACAAGGACGGCGGCGTAGATATGGCAGACGTTGTATTCATCATGCAGTGTCTCGCTAACCCCAACAAGTATTCACTCAGCGAGGTAGGCGCATATAATGCTGACGTAAGCGAAGCCGGCGGCGGTATTACTGCTAACGATGCTCTCGCTATCCAGAAGTACCTCTTAGGTACAGTTTCAAAGCTTCCTGAGAGCTATTCAGACAACATCAAGACAGTTGTTACAGAGGCTCCCAAGACAACAACAACTACAAAGGCTACAACAACAACAGCTAAGCCTACTACAACTAAGCCCACAACAACTAAGGGCTCAACAGCAAACGGACAGAAGTTCAGCGTCGGCAACGGCAAGAACCAGTACAAGGGCACCAGCGATGGCTACAGCTATGAGATCTGGCTCGACAATACCGGCGGAAGCGGTTCAATGACACTCGGCGAAGGCGGTACATTCAACACAGAGTGGAGCGCACAGGTTTCCAAGGGTAACTTCCTCGCTCGCCGCGGTATGGATTTTGACCGTACAAAGAAGGCTACAGACTGCGGTAAGATCGTACTTGATTACGCAGCTGACTATTCAGCAAGCTCACAGGGTAACTCAAGACTCTGCGTATACGGCTGGATGACAGATCCTCTCGTAGAGTACTACATCATTGAGGACTGGGTAAACTGGCGTCCAACAGCTCAGGGCGGCAGCAAGACCGTTACAATTGACGGTGCTGAGTATGAGATATTCACACTCGACCACTATGGTCCTACAATCCTTGACAACCAGTCAAGAAACTTCAAGCAGTACTTCAGCGTTCGTAAGTCCAAGAGAACATCAGGTACTATCACAGTATCAGACCACTTCAAGGCTTGGGCAGATGCAGGCTGGGATATCGGTAACCTGACAGAAGTTGCACTCAACGTAGAAGGTTGGGAGAGCAGCGGTAAGGCAAACGTATCAAAGCTTTCACTTGAAGTAACAGGCGGCGGAAGCAGCAATAACAACAACAATAACAATAACAATAACAACAATAATAATAACAATAACAACAACAATAACGACAAGCCAAAGGTTGATACAAGCAAGAAGCTCTGCGCTATCTCATTCGACGACGGCGCTTCAGCTACAAGCACAAACGATCCCGGTTACAGAATCATAAATGCTCTTGCTAAGAACAACATGACAGCTACTTTCTTCAACGTAGGCAGCTGGATCAAGACAGAGCAGCAGATCAAGTATGAGTATGAGAAAGGCATGGAAGTTGCTAACCACACTCAGACACATCCACACCTCGGTCAGCTCGGTTCACAGCAGATCAGAAGCGAGTGGGAGCAGTGCAACAGCAAGCTCAAGAGCATCATCGGCGCAGATCCTTCAAAGCTTATGAGACTTCCATATCTCGAGAGCAACGGCACAGTTCAGTCAGCTCTTAACGATGTACCGCTTATCAGCTGTGCAATCGACACTCAGGACTGGAACAATGCTTCTAAGGATCAGATCGTAAACACAATCAAGCAGGCTGCACAGAACGGCTCACTTGAGGGTGCTATAGTACTCTGCCACGAGAACTACCAGACAACAGCAGCAGCTATGGAAGAGGTTCTTCCTTGGCTGGCACAGAATGGTTACCAGAACGTAAACATCTCTGACATGGCAAAGGCTCACGGCAAGACA
- the queA gene encoding tRNA preQ1(34) S-adenosylmethionine ribosyltransferase-isomerase QueA: protein MELLKSDFYYELPEELIAQTPIEPRNASRMMCVDRKTGEITHDHFYNLCEHLKEGDLLVMNDSRVIPARLYGEKIGNRTFIEFLLLEQKGDKRWEIICRPGKKAKVGTRFSFGGGRLVAEVVEVKDDGNRIVQFECEGNFFTALEDVGQMPLPPYIKEKLENRERYQTVYSRELGSAAAPTAGLHFTPEMLDDLRARGIKTAFVTLHVGLGTFRPVKEDNVLDHKMHSEHYYLPKETADLINETKKNGGRVIAVGTTTCRTLESVATFYGDISEHDGYTDIFIYPSYEFKCIDGLITNFHLPESTLIMLVSAFMGYDNTMNAYKTAVAERYRFFSFGDSMCIL from the coding sequence ATGGAACTTCTGAAATCCGATTTTTACTATGAGCTTCCCGAGGAGCTCATTGCTCAGACTCCCATAGAACCGCGAAACGCCTCACGCATGATGTGCGTTGACCGTAAAACGGGGGAGATAACTCATGACCACTTCTATAATCTATGCGAGCATCTCAAAGAGGGTGACCTGCTGGTAATGAACGACTCCCGAGTTATCCCTGCAAGGCTCTACGGCGAGAAAATAGGCAACCGGACCTTTATTGAGTTCCTGCTGCTGGAGCAGAAAGGGGACAAGCGCTGGGAGATAATCTGCCGTCCCGGCAAAAAAGCCAAGGTTGGCACACGCTTCTCATTCGGCGGCGGCAGGCTGGTAGCTGAGGTAGTGGAGGTCAAGGACGACGGCAACCGTATCGTACAGTTCGAGTGCGAGGGCAACTTCTTCACGGCTCTTGAAGACGTGGGACAGATGCCGCTGCCGCCTTACATAAAGGAAAAGCTTGAGAACCGCGAGCGCTATCAGACGGTATACTCCCGTGAACTGGGCTCTGCGGCAGCTCCTACAGCAGGACTGCATTTCACTCCCGAGATGCTGGACGACCTGCGCGCACGGGGCATAAAGACGGCGTTTGTGACGCTTCACGTGGGACTTGGAACGTTCCGCCCCGTAAAGGAGGACAACGTCCTCGACCACAAAATGCACAGCGAGCACTACTATCTCCCCAAGGAGACAGCCGATCTGATAAACGAGACAAAGAAAAACGGCGGCAGAGTGATCGCTGTAGGCACGACCACATGCCGTACTCTTGAAAGTGTAGCCACTTTTTACGGAGATATTTCCGAGCACGACGGCTACACCGACATATTTATATATCCGTCCTATGAGTTCAAGTGCATAGATGGACTTATCACAAACTTCCATCTTCCCGAGAGCACCCTCATTATGCTGGTTTCCGCATTCATGGGCTACGACAACACTATGAACGCATACAAGACGGCTGTTGCGGAGCGCTACCGCTTTTTCAGCTTCGGCGACAGTATGTGCATATTATAA
- the dapA gene encoding 4-hydroxy-tetrahydrodipicolinate synthase, with amino-acid sequence MKNTIFTGAAIAIITPMNADGSINYDELGRVIDDQIAKGTDAIVICGTTGESATMTDDEHRDCIKFAVKHTAGRVPVIAGAGSNDTHYAVELSKEAEAAGADALLHVTPYYNKATQKGLIAHFTAIADAVNIPIILYNVPSRTGCGFDVATVKELAKHRNIAAIKEASGNISYVAKLAAACGDDIDIYSGNDDMVVPIMSLGGKGVISVASHVIPKEMHDMVQLCLDNNFAEAMKLQIKYLDIINDLFIEVNPIPVKEAMNMLGWNAGPCRLPLCEMTEEHTAKLRATLAKHGLIK; translated from the coding sequence ATGAAGAACACAATTTTCACCGGCGCTGCCATTGCAATAATTACACCAATGAACGCTGACGGTTCTATCAATTACGACGAGCTTGGACGCGTTATCGACGACCAGATCGCTAAGGGCACTGACGCTATCGTTATCTGCGGCACTACAGGCGAGTCCGCTACTATGACAGACGACGAGCACCGCGACTGCATCAAGTTCGCTGTAAAGCACACCGCAGGCAGAGTTCCTGTTATTGCAGGTGCAGGCAGCAACGATACACACTACGCTGTTGAGCTCTCCAAGGAGGCTGAGGCAGCGGGTGCTGACGCTCTGCTCCATGTTACTCCTTACTACAACAAGGCTACTCAGAAGGGACTTATTGCTCATTTCACAGCTATTGCAGACGCTGTAAATATCCCGATCATACTCTACAATGTTCCAAGCAGAACTGGCTGCGGCTTCGACGTAGCTACTGTTAAGGAGCTTGCAAAGCACAGAAATATCGCTGCTATCAAGGAAGCAAGCGGCAACATCAGCTATGTTGCTAAGCTGGCAGCTGCCTGCGGCGATGATATCGACATCTACAGCGGCAACGACGATATGGTAGTTCCTATCATGTCACTGGGCGGCAAGGGCGTTATCTCCGTAGCTTCTCACGTTATCCCAAAGGAAATGCACGATATGGTGCAGCTCTGCCTTGATAACAACTTCGCAGAGGCTATGAAGCTCCAGATAAAGTACCTCGACATCATCAACGACCTGTTCATCGAGGTTAATCCCATCCCCGTAAAGGAAGCTATGAATATGCTGGGCTGGAATGCAGGTCCATGCCGTCTGCCTCTCTGCGAGATGACAGAGGAACACACTGCTAAGCTCAGAGCTACTCTTGCAAAGCACGGACTCATTAAGTAA